A single window of Poecilia reticulata strain Guanapo linkage group LG10, Guppy_female_1.0+MT, whole genome shotgun sequence DNA harbors:
- the LOC103471698 gene encoding protocadherin alpha-3-like, whose product MMEQRGFHAAWMRQRLIATALLFLSVTSAQMRYSISEEVKEGTVIGNIANDLGLDQATLKDRKYRIVTSTVDHLFHLDPNDGILYLSRKIDREEVCEHTITCEINLKTVLENPLEVHYVGVEVLDINDNSPTFPENQTVVEIYESVLPGVRIPLQPARDPDAGIFSIQRYKLSSNDYFRLEVKDTGDDGKIPVLIVQKSLDREISARHTLVLTALDGGKPPQSSESDIVVNVLDANDNAPVFSKDVYSVTLEENCPLGTTVIKINATDLDSERNGEVVYTFSNSVNRKFFKLFEINPSTGEITVKGLIDYEERDKYQLEIEASDKGLPPLSSQKSITIKIIDMNDHAPEIEITSFSRSIPENSPPGTTVALISVNDLDSGLNGKTISTLNDGIPFILSPSLQDKMYSLVTKSPLDREKQSHYVVIITSKDAGQPPRSCEKAISVVVSDVNDNYPEFSMSPYNFYVTEXNNPGAYLFSVNAFDRDENTNSIVSYEILRDAGRDSTVSFINVNSETGDIMAMKTLDFEALK is encoded by the coding sequence AACAAAGAGGATTCCACGCAGCGTGGATGAGGCAGCGTCTGATCGCGACCGCTTTGCTTTTCTTGAGTGTTACCTCTGCGCAAATGAGATATTCCATTTCTGAGGAGGTCAAGGAGGGAACTGTGATCGGAAACATAGCGAACGACCTTGGGTTGGATCAAGCCACGCTAAAAGACAGAAAGTATCGCATTGTCACSAGCACGGTTGATCACCTCTTTCATCTTGATCCGAACGATGGCATCCTTTATTTGAGCCGAAAAATAGACAGAGAAGAGGTTTGTGAACATACAATTACGtgtgaaataaatctaaaaacKGTCCTGGAAAATCCATTGGAGGTCCACTACGTTGGTGTTGAGGTGTTGGATATTAATGACAACTCTCCCACTTTCCCGGAGAATCAAACGGTGGTGGAAATTTATGAGTCAGTGTTGCCTGGAGTGCGTATTCCATTGCAGCCTGCCCGCGATCCAGATGCGGGTATATTCTCTATCCAGCGTTATAAACTAAGCTCTAATGACTACTTTCGTTTAGAAGTTAAAGATACAGGAGACGACGGCAAAATTCCCGTCTTGATTGTTCAAAAGTCATTAGATAGAGAAATATCAGCAAGRCATACTTTGGTACTTACTGCTCTGGACGGAGGTAAACCTCCACAATCTAGCGAATCTGATATTGTAGTAAATGTTTTGGATGCAAATGACAACGCGCCGGTCTTTTCCAAAGATGTTTATTCGGTAACGCTTGAGGAAAACTGTCCACTTGGGACAACAGTGATTAAGATAAATGCGACAGATTTAGACAGCGAAAGGAACGGGGAAGTAGTGTATACTTTTAGCAACAGTGTAAATCGTAAATTCTTTAAGCTTTTTGAAATTAATCCATCAACAGGTGAGATAACTGTTAAAGGTTTAATAGATTATGAGGAAAGGGATAAATATCAACTTGAAATTGAGGCTTCAGATAAAGGTCTCCCTCCTCTTTCATCTCAAAAAAGTATAACTATTAAAATAATAGATATGAACGATCATGCACCAGAGATTGAGATTACTTCATTTTCCAGGTCGATCCCTGAAAATTCCCCACCAGGAACCACAGTCGCTCTGATCAGTGTTAACGACTTAGACTCGGGTCTTAATGGAAAGACCATCAGCACACTGAATGACGGTATCCCTTTTATTTTATCGCCATCTTTACAGGACAAAATGTATTCACTGGTAACCAAATCACCTCTTGACAGAGAGAAACAATCACACTATGTCGTAATAATAACATCAAAGGATGCGGGTCAACCACCACGTTCGTGTGAAAAGGCAATAAGTGTTGTGGTGTCAGATGTAAATGACAACTATCCAGAGTTCTCAATGAGCCCATACAATTTTTACGTAACTGAAGRGAATAATCCAGGagcttatttgttttctgtaaacgCTTTTGACCGTGATGAAAATACTAATTCAATAGTGTCCTATGAAATTTTAAGAGATGCAGGGCGAGATAGTACAGTTTCCTTTATTAATGTTAACTCAGAAACAGGAGACATTATGGCGATGAAAACGTTAGATTTTGAAGCTCTGAAA